Proteins encoded by one window of Anguilla rostrata isolate EN2019 chromosome 9, ASM1855537v3, whole genome shotgun sequence:
- the mat2b gene encoding methionine adenosyltransferase 2 subunit beta isoform X1 → MSMRDAELKIHFTPGHVELVQESIDTPFKRVLVTGATGLLGRAVYREFQNNDWQTLGCGYSRARPRFLKCNLMDEDAVRGIIQDFQPHVIVHCAAERRPDVVERHTEAAMNLNIHASATLAKEAAGIFLIYISTDYVFDGRNPPYGENDAPSPLNMYGKSKLEGEREVLRHNPSAAVLRVPILYGEVERVDESAVTVLWDRVQEGAESCTVDHCQQRFPTYTGDAARVCRLMAERRLQDPSLRGIFHYSGKEQMTKYEMACAIADAFSLPSSHLIPLTEQPAGAGAQRPQNAQLECSRLESLGLGVEPTPFRTAIRDSLWPFLYDKRWRQTVFH, encoded by the exons ATGAGCATGAGGGACGCGGAACTGAAGATACATTTCACACCCGGACACGTAGAGCTAGTGCAG GAGAGCATTGACACTCCGTTTAAGCGCGTGCTGGTGACTGGTGCCACGGGTCTCCTCGGGCGCGCGGTCTATAGAGAGTTCCAGAACAATGACTGGCAAACCCTGGGCTGTGGCTACAGCCGGGCACGGCCCCGATTCCTCAAATGCAATTTGATGGACGAAGATGCTGTGCGTGGGATTATACAAGATTTCCAG CCCCATGTGATTGTACACTGCGCGGCGGAGCGGAGGCCGGATGTTGTGGAGAGGCACACGGAGGCCGCCATGAACCTCAACATCCACGCGTCCGCCACGCTGGCGAAGGAGGCAG CGGGGATTTTCCTCATCTACATCAGCACGGACTACGTGTTCGACGGACGCAACCCGCCCTACGGGGAGAACGACGCTCCGAGCCCACTGAACATGTACGGGAAGTCCaagctggagggagagagagaggttctgaGGCACAACCCGA gtgCAGCAGTGCTGCGCGTGCCCATCCTGTACGGGGAGGTGGAGCGGGTGGATGAGAGTGCGGTGACGGTTCTGTGGGACCGCGtgcaggagggggcggagagCTGCACCGTGGACCACTGCCAGCAGCGCTTCCCCACCTACACCGGCGACGCGGCGCGCGTCTGCCGCCTCATGGCCGAGAggaggctgcag GACCCGTCGTTGCGGGGGATCTTCCACTATTCTGGGAAGGAGCAGATGACCAAGTACGAGATGGCGTGCGCCATCGCCGATGCCTTCAGCTTACCCAGCAGCCACCTCATACCG ctgACGGAGCagccggcgggggcgggggcgcagAGACCCCAGAATGCTCAGCTGGAGTGCTCGCGGCTGGAGTCGCTGGGTTTGGGCGTAGAGCCCACGCCCTTCAGGACGGCCATACGCGACAGCCTCTGGCCCTTCCTGTACGACAAGCGCTGGCGGCAGACCGTGTTCCACTGA
- the mat2b gene encoding methionine adenosyltransferase 2 subunit beta isoform X2 codes for MPGFPYGDFQESIDTPFKRVLVTGATGLLGRAVYREFQNNDWQTLGCGYSRARPRFLKCNLMDEDAVRGIIQDFQPHVIVHCAAERRPDVVERHTEAAMNLNIHASATLAKEAAGIFLIYISTDYVFDGRNPPYGENDAPSPLNMYGKSKLEGEREVLRHNPSAAVLRVPILYGEVERVDESAVTVLWDRVQEGAESCTVDHCQQRFPTYTGDAARVCRLMAERRLQDPSLRGIFHYSGKEQMTKYEMACAIADAFSLPSSHLIPLTEQPAGAGAQRPQNAQLECSRLESLGLGVEPTPFRTAIRDSLWPFLYDKRWRQTVFH; via the exons ATGCCTGGGTTTCCGTATGGGGACTTTCAG GAGAGCATTGACACTCCGTTTAAGCGCGTGCTGGTGACTGGTGCCACGGGTCTCCTCGGGCGCGCGGTCTATAGAGAGTTCCAGAACAATGACTGGCAAACCCTGGGCTGTGGCTACAGCCGGGCACGGCCCCGATTCCTCAAATGCAATTTGATGGACGAAGATGCTGTGCGTGGGATTATACAAGATTTCCAG CCCCATGTGATTGTACACTGCGCGGCGGAGCGGAGGCCGGATGTTGTGGAGAGGCACACGGAGGCCGCCATGAACCTCAACATCCACGCGTCCGCCACGCTGGCGAAGGAGGCAG CGGGGATTTTCCTCATCTACATCAGCACGGACTACGTGTTCGACGGACGCAACCCGCCCTACGGGGAGAACGACGCTCCGAGCCCACTGAACATGTACGGGAAGTCCaagctggagggagagagagaggttctgaGGCACAACCCGA gtgCAGCAGTGCTGCGCGTGCCCATCCTGTACGGGGAGGTGGAGCGGGTGGATGAGAGTGCGGTGACGGTTCTGTGGGACCGCGtgcaggagggggcggagagCTGCACCGTGGACCACTGCCAGCAGCGCTTCCCCACCTACACCGGCGACGCGGCGCGCGTCTGCCGCCTCATGGCCGAGAggaggctgcag GACCCGTCGTTGCGGGGGATCTTCCACTATTCTGGGAAGGAGCAGATGACCAAGTACGAGATGGCGTGCGCCATCGCCGATGCCTTCAGCTTACCCAGCAGCCACCTCATACCG ctgACGGAGCagccggcgggggcgggggcgcagAGACCCCAGAATGCTCAGCTGGAGTGCTCGCGGCTGGAGTCGCTGGGTTTGGGCGTAGAGCCCACGCCCTTCAGGACGGCCATACGCGACAGCCTCTGGCCCTTCCTGTACGACAAGCGCTGGCGGCAGACCGTGTTCCACTGA
- the mat2b gene encoding methionine adenosyltransferase 2 subunit beta isoform X3 — translation MDEDAVRGIIQDFQPHVIVHCAAERRPDVVERHTEAAMNLNIHASATLAKEAAGIFLIYISTDYVFDGRNPPYGENDAPSPLNMYGKSKLEGEREVLRHNPSAAVLRVPILYGEVERVDESAVTVLWDRVQEGAESCTVDHCQQRFPTYTGDAARVCRLMAERRLQDPSLRGIFHYSGKEQMTKYEMACAIADAFSLPSSHLIPLTEQPAGAGAQRPQNAQLECSRLESLGLGVEPTPFRTAIRDSLWPFLYDKRWRQTVFH, via the exons ATGGACGAAGATGCTGTGCGTGGGATTATACAAGATTTCCAG CCCCATGTGATTGTACACTGCGCGGCGGAGCGGAGGCCGGATGTTGTGGAGAGGCACACGGAGGCCGCCATGAACCTCAACATCCACGCGTCCGCCACGCTGGCGAAGGAGGCAG CGGGGATTTTCCTCATCTACATCAGCACGGACTACGTGTTCGACGGACGCAACCCGCCCTACGGGGAGAACGACGCTCCGAGCCCACTGAACATGTACGGGAAGTCCaagctggagggagagagagaggttctgaGGCACAACCCGA gtgCAGCAGTGCTGCGCGTGCCCATCCTGTACGGGGAGGTGGAGCGGGTGGATGAGAGTGCGGTGACGGTTCTGTGGGACCGCGtgcaggagggggcggagagCTGCACCGTGGACCACTGCCAGCAGCGCTTCCCCACCTACACCGGCGACGCGGCGCGCGTCTGCCGCCTCATGGCCGAGAggaggctgcag GACCCGTCGTTGCGGGGGATCTTCCACTATTCTGGGAAGGAGCAGATGACCAAGTACGAGATGGCGTGCGCCATCGCCGATGCCTTCAGCTTACCCAGCAGCCACCTCATACCG ctgACGGAGCagccggcgggggcgggggcgcagAGACCCCAGAATGCTCAGCTGGAGTGCTCGCGGCTGGAGTCGCTGGGTTTGGGCGTAGAGCCCACGCCCTTCAGGACGGCCATACGCGACAGCCTCTGGCCCTTCCTGTACGACAAGCGCTGGCGGCAGACCGTGTTCCACTGA